The following coding sequences lie in one Methylotenera versatilis 301 genomic window:
- a CDS encoding metal ABC transporter substrate-binding protein — MKHIFKALSLTVLLVTTQSAQAALNVFACEPEWGALAQELGGDKVAVFTATNAMQDVHHIEAKPSLVAQLRKADLLVCTGSELEIGWLPVLLRQAGNTNVLAGKAGNFEAAHYVRMLEIPNRLDRADGDVHPGGNPHIQTDPRNIAKVGDALSQRLSEIDAPNATFYQARHKDFAQRWQDASKRWETQAAPLKGMAIVVQHKGFPYLEDWLGLREVATLEPKPGVEPTSSHLSEVLTQLERQPAKMVIRAAYNSERPSQWLSEKAKIPAVALPFTVGGSDRAKDLFSLFDDTVQRLLDAAK; from the coding sequence ATGAAACATATATTCAAAGCATTATCACTCACTGTATTACTCGTCACAACACAATCTGCCCAAGCTGCACTTAATGTATTTGCCTGCGAGCCAGAGTGGGGCGCGCTTGCGCAAGAGCTTGGTGGCGATAAAGTTGCAGTATTTACCGCTACCAACGCTATGCAAGATGTTCACCATATTGAAGCTAAACCAAGCTTAGTTGCACAGCTGCGTAAGGCAGATTTACTAGTATGTACGGGTTCAGAGCTGGAAATTGGCTGGTTGCCAGTATTGTTACGTCAAGCGGGCAATACTAATGTGCTAGCAGGCAAGGCAGGTAATTTTGAGGCTGCGCATTATGTGCGTATGTTAGAAATACCAAACCGTCTAGACCGAGCGGATGGTGACGTGCATCCAGGCGGCAATCCGCATATTCAAACCGATCCACGCAATATTGCTAAAGTGGGCGATGCTCTGTCGCAGCGACTTTCAGAAATCGATGCGCCTAATGCTACGTTTTATCAGGCTAGGCATAAAGATTTTGCGCAACGCTGGCAAGATGCGAGCAAGCGTTGGGAGACTCAGGCAGCGCCACTTAAAGGCATGGCTATCGTCGTACAGCACAAAGGCTTCCCCTATTTAGAAGACTGGCTAGGTTTGCGTGAAGTGGCGACGCTGGAGCCAAAACCAGGCGTTGAGCCAACCAGTAGTCATCTTAGTGAGGTGCTTACGCAGTTGGAGCGCCAGCCGGCAAAGATGGTGATTCGAGCAGCATACAACAGCGAACGTCCATCGCAATGGTTATCAGAGAAAGCCAAGATTCCAGCGGTAGCGCTACCATTTACGGTAGGCGGGTCAGATCGTGCCAAAGACCTGTTTTCTTTATTTGACGACACCGTGCAACGACTTTTAGATGCCGCCAAATAA
- a CDS encoding helicase HerA-like domain-containing protein, which yields MSESLLIAKNTETSSFVLPKMANRHGLIAGATGTGKTVTLQSLAEQFSNIGVPVFMADVKGDLAGMSQMGGGNPKVEARVQQLALNEFSYKKCPVTFWDVFGIKGHPVRTTMAEMGPLLLARLLNLNEVQSGVLNSVFKIADDKGWLLLDLKDLRAMMQHAAENATEYQSNYGNISAASVGAVQRALLELETQGADQFFGEPALNLDDLMQTDAQGRGIVNILASDKLFNSPRIYATLLLWLLSELFEKMPEAGDLDKPKLVFFFDEAHLLFNDAPDALLQKIEQVVRLIRSKGVGVYFVSQNPLDIPDMVLGQLGNRVQHALRAFTPRDQKAVKSAADTFRSNPKLDVATAITELGVGEALVSFLDEKGIPTPVERTFICPPGSRIGPISDAERTNVVNTSNVAGFYEKSVDRESAYEILKARTEQVATEAKADEGFDWGGIFGGSKKSGSRSDGVLEAAAKSAARAIGSQLGRQIVRGVLGSILGGRK from the coding sequence ATGTCAGAATCCTTATTAATTGCAAAAAACACTGAAACTTCTAGTTTTGTATTGCCTAAAATGGCTAATCGTCATGGCTTGATTGCTGGCGCAACAGGTACAGGTAAAACGGTCACATTACAAAGTTTAGCTGAGCAATTCTCAAACATAGGCGTACCAGTGTTCATGGCGGATGTGAAGGGTGACTTAGCTGGGATGAGCCAAATGGGTGGCGGTAATCCTAAAGTAGAGGCGCGCGTTCAGCAACTGGCGCTAAATGAATTTAGTTATAAAAAATGCCCAGTGACATTTTGGGATGTATTTGGTATAAAAGGACATCCGGTTCGCACTACCATGGCCGAGATGGGGCCGTTGTTATTAGCGCGTTTGCTAAATTTAAATGAAGTGCAAAGCGGCGTTTTGAATTCTGTATTCAAGATAGCAGATGATAAAGGCTGGTTGCTACTGGATTTAAAAGATTTACGCGCAATGATGCAACATGCGGCAGAAAATGCGACTGAATATCAATCTAATTACGGTAATATCTCAGCGGCTAGTGTGGGCGCGGTACAACGTGCTTTGCTTGAGCTTGAAACTCAGGGGGCAGATCAATTCTTTGGTGAGCCTGCGCTAAATTTAGATGACCTTATGCAGACCGATGCGCAAGGTCGCGGTATCGTCAATATTTTAGCGAGTGATAAGTTGTTCAACTCACCACGCATATACGCGACATTGTTGCTGTGGTTGTTATCAGAATTATTTGAAAAAATGCCAGAAGCCGGCGATTTAGATAAACCAAAGTTGGTGTTTTTCTTTGATGAAGCGCATTTGCTATTTAACGATGCACCAGATGCATTACTGCAAAAGATCGAACAAGTCGTGCGTTTGATTCGCTCTAAAGGCGTGGGTGTATATTTTGTTAGCCAAAATCCGCTTGATATACCAGATATGGTACTTGGCCAATTAGGTAACCGTGTACAGCATGCCTTGCGTGCCTTTACGCCGCGTGACCAGAAGGCCGTTAAATCAGCCGCGGATACTTTCAGAAGTAATCCAAAATTAGATGTGGCTACTGCTATTACTGAGTTAGGTGTGGGCGAGGCGCTAGTTTCATTCTTAGATGAAAAAGGCATTCCTACACCTGTAGAGCGTACCTTTATTTGCCCACCAGGCAGCCGCATTGGCCCTATTTCAGATGCTGAGCGCACGAATGTGGTGAATACCTCAAATGTCGCGGGATTTTATGAGAAGTCAGTCGATCGTGAATCTGCTTATGAAATACTCAAGGCAAGAACAGAGCAAGTGGCGACTGAAGCCAAAGCCGATGAAGGGTTCGATTGGGGCGGTATCTTCGGTGGTAGTAAAAAGTCTGGAAGTCGCTCAGATGGCGTGTTGGAAGCCGCAGCAAAAAGTGCTGCTCGTGCGATAGGCTCGCAACTAGGGCGTCAAATAGTTCGTGGTGTGTTAGGCAGTATTCTTGGCGGACGCAAATAA
- a CDS encoding DUF2946 family protein: MMRRSFLTLFFAVLLMFGQQQAMVHAYVHTADLQQKSSNQQTSNQKSSSEDKSTNHAEVCGKCLSLAGLTAAIGSQAHILNIASGQFELSTVLRQSVVSTHFSSYHSRAPPILA, from the coding sequence ATGATGCGTCGTTCATTTCTGACCTTATTCTTTGCTGTGCTGCTCATGTTTGGGCAGCAACAAGCAATGGTGCATGCTTATGTGCACACGGCAGATTTGCAACAAAAGTCTTCCAATCAGCAGACTTCAAATCAAAAGTCTTCAAGTGAAGATAAGTCTACCAATCATGCTGAAGTGTGCGGAAAGTGCTTATCACTTGCGGGCCTCACTGCAGCTATTGGTTCGCAAGCGCATATTCTCAATATTGCTTCAGGGCAATTTGAACTGTCGACGGTGTTACGCCAGTCCGTCGTTTCTACACATTTTTCTTCTTACCACTCGCGCGCCCCGCCTATCCTCGCTTAG
- a CDS encoding methyl-accepting chemotaxis protein, whose translation MKIATRIKVLASIAALGIVSLIAMSEYTVNRVFTEVNYANLNSIPSISKLAEANEYFLRLRISLQRHVILDDADEKKNEEKSINSKKEKVDNAISSYKSLISDEKDKSMYEAESNKLSLYYQAMTTVIDLSSSNALKTPSAKQADKVTLQSKLNSALKDADVIGKDVTKLMDQHAEYNLQLAKQNAVNAVLSKDTALKISMVFGALVLLTVLGMVALTLRILMRQLGAEPSDLAELSSNFAQGDLNQKIVVQESDKTSVAYSIKSLQDTLHSIVESLNHVSAQHDAGDIDVDVDVSRFKGGYADMAAGVNKMVAGHIDMNKKALACVKRFGEGDLTATLEQFPGKKAFVNVAIEQVRSNINALVTDVNVLSASAVAGKLSTRADASKHQGDFRKIVQGLNDTLDAVINPLNVAASYVDSIAKGNIPAQITDTYHGDFNQLKDNLNQCITAVNSLVNDANTLSQAAEQGKLSTRADASKHQGDFRKIIEGVNNTLDSVVGPLNVAADCVERISKGDIPDSITTHYNGDFNNIKDNLNTCIHAINNLVIDADMLAEAAADGRVSVRADATKHQGDFRKVVEGVNATLETIVAPIAAVKEAVETITTAANEIATGNNDLSQRTEQQASSLEETAASMEQLASTVKNNAENAKQANQLAVAASGVAVKGGEVVGQVVSTMSAINSSAKKIEDIISVIDGIAFQTNILALNAAVEAARAGEQGRGFAVVAGEVRNLAQRSASAAKEIKELISDSVSKTAEGTTQVEQAGKTMQEIVASVQRVTDIMGEITAASSEQSAGIDQVNAAVTSMDETTQQNAALVEQAAAAAESLVEQAIQLADVVSVFKLEGTTRLGAKSTHKASHVTLVKSKSAVKAANTHQAKKVEAKTGTDDNEWEEF comes from the coding sequence ATGAAAATAGCTACACGTATAAAAGTCCTCGCCTCCATTGCGGCATTGGGCATTGTTTCTTTAATAGCAATGTCTGAATACACGGTTAATCGTGTATTTACAGAGGTTAATTATGCCAATCTAAATAGCATACCTTCCATTTCAAAATTAGCCGAAGCGAATGAGTATTTCTTACGCTTGCGGATTAGCTTGCAGCGCCATGTCATCCTTGACGACGCAGATGAAAAAAAGAACGAAGAGAAGTCAATAAACTCAAAAAAAGAAAAAGTTGATAATGCTATCAGTAGCTACAAATCGCTCATTTCAGATGAAAAAGACAAGTCTATGTATGAAGCAGAGTCTAATAAGCTATCACTGTATTATCAGGCAATGACCACAGTCATTGATCTTTCAAGCAGTAATGCTCTGAAAACACCCTCAGCGAAGCAAGCAGATAAAGTCACATTACAAAGCAAACTCAACTCAGCACTAAAAGATGCAGATGTTATTGGTAAGGATGTGACTAAGTTAATGGATCAGCATGCCGAATATAATTTGCAGCTTGCAAAACAAAATGCAGTGAATGCAGTTTTATCTAAAGATACTGCGCTAAAGATTTCTATGGTTTTTGGAGCTTTGGTGTTGCTTACAGTCTTGGGAATGGTCGCTTTGACTTTGCGTATTCTAATGCGTCAGTTGGGCGCAGAACCTAGTGATTTAGCTGAGTTGTCAAGCAATTTCGCGCAAGGTGATTTGAACCAAAAAATTGTGGTTCAAGAAAGCGATAAAACAAGTGTTGCTTACTCTATTAAGTCTTTACAAGACACACTGCACTCTATCGTTGAGTCTTTAAACCATGTAAGTGCGCAGCATGATGCTGGCGATATTGATGTTGATGTAGACGTTAGCCGATTTAAAGGTGGCTATGCCGACATGGCTGCAGGTGTAAACAAGATGGTGGCTGGTCATATCGATATGAACAAAAAAGCGCTTGCTTGTGTGAAGCGTTTTGGCGAAGGTGACTTAACTGCGACACTAGAGCAGTTTCCAGGTAAAAAAGCTTTTGTAAATGTAGCCATTGAACAAGTGCGCAGCAATATTAATGCGCTGGTGACCGATGTAAATGTGCTTTCTGCATCCGCTGTAGCTGGCAAACTCAGCACGCGGGCTGATGCAAGTAAACATCAAGGTGATTTCCGCAAAATTGTGCAGGGTCTAAATGATACTTTAGATGCAGTTATTAACCCGCTTAATGTAGCCGCAAGCTATGTAGATAGTATAGCTAAAGGCAATATCCCAGCTCAGATTACTGATACATATCATGGTGACTTTAATCAATTAAAAGACAATCTTAACCAATGTATTACAGCGGTTAATAGTTTGGTGAATGATGCAAACACCTTATCTCAAGCTGCTGAGCAAGGCAAACTATCAACCCGTGCAGATGCAAGTAAACACCAAGGCGACTTCCGCAAGATTATTGAAGGTGTAAACAACACATTGGATTCAGTGGTAGGGCCGCTCAATGTTGCTGCAGATTGCGTAGAGCGCATTTCAAAAGGAGATATTCCAGACAGCATTACGACGCACTACAACGGCGATTTTAACAATATTAAAGACAATTTGAACACCTGTATTCATGCGATCAATAATCTGGTGATCGACGCCGATATGTTGGCAGAGGCTGCTGCGGATGGTCGAGTCAGTGTCCGCGCTGACGCTACAAAACATCAAGGTGACTTCCGTAAAGTTGTTGAAGGCGTTAACGCTACTTTAGAAACGATCGTGGCGCCGATTGCCGCAGTCAAAGAGGCCGTAGAAACTATTACTACTGCGGCCAATGAAATTGCCACTGGTAATAACGACCTATCACAACGTACTGAACAACAAGCTTCTAGCTTAGAAGAAACCGCTGCAAGTATGGAACAGCTAGCCTCAACCGTTAAAAACAATGCTGAAAACGCCAAACAAGCCAACCAGCTTGCTGTAGCCGCTTCAGGCGTTGCGGTTAAAGGTGGTGAGGTTGTTGGTCAGGTCGTCAGCACCATGAGCGCCATCAACAGCAGTGCTAAAAAGATTGAAGACATTATCTCAGTTATCGATGGCATTGCCTTCCAAACCAACATCCTTGCCCTGAATGCCGCTGTTGAAGCTGCCAGAGCCGGTGAACAAGGTCGAGGTTTTGCCGTAGTCGCAGGTGAGGTGCGCAATCTCGCGCAACGTTCAGCTAGTGCGGCTAAAGAGATTAAAGAGTTGATTTCAGACTCTGTTAGCAAAACCGCTGAAGGTACAACGCAAGTTGAGCAAGCAGGTAAAACCATGCAAGAGATTGTCGCCTCTGTACAGCGAGTGACTGACATTATGGGTGAAATTACTGCCGCTTCAAGCGAGCAAAGCGCAGGCATCGACCAAGTCAATGCTGCGGTAACGAGCATGGACGAAACCACACAGCAAAATGCGGCTTTGGTTGAGCAAGCCGCTGCAGCAGCTGAGAGCCTAGTGGAGCAAGCGATACAGCTTGCAGATGTGGTCAGTGTGTTTAAGTTAGAAGGTACTACACGATTAGGTGCAAAATCAACGCACAAAGCTAGCCATGTGACATTAGTGAAATCTAAATCAGCGGTTAAAGCGGCAAATACACATCAAGCTAAAAAAGTAGAGGCTAAAACAGGCACCGATGATAACGAGTGGGAGGAGTTTTAA
- a CDS encoding sigma-54-dependent Fis family transcriptional regulator, translating into MNHFSIDRPQSVSQARNDFLTRGNVEQGSIAEAIERSWRRCLANGVNANSPSNLEVITAQELALKREQNRQLLSLALPEMETLNEQIAHTRNIVILTDDQGVILNSLGGHHLLREEQRIALSPGASWREDHRGTNAIGTVLIEQSAMTVQGAEHFMAYHHSLSCSAVPIFGAKNQLIATLDVSNDSNTSQQHTLALVKMSAQMIENRLFLASHQSDIVLHFHARPEFIGTLWEGVAMFSEAGQLVATNRSGQFQLSLNSQNSQTVDFENIFDIPLASLLRQMNGADKLIVPLRLNNGARLYVKVETLHKQQQSSVATREVKRASAANLDLLNSGDAKVAHAIQQVKKVLNRDIPILIQGETGVGKELFARAIHEASPQHKGPWIAVNCAALPEGLIEAELFGYEEGAFTGAKRKGSAGKIEQADGGTLFLDEIGDMPLALQARLLRVLQERKVTPLGSTKSIPVNFALVSATNQKLKEKVESGEFRSDLYYRLNGLSVALPALRDRTDLQALIDVILQVEQTSDINISPKVMGIFKTHPWPGNIRQLHNVLRTALALADGEEVAETHLTQDFIDELQDLNLGNVLRPKIAASQTLALEDLAEDAIRSTMQQHAGNVSAVARQLGISRNTLYRKLKLIGLIS; encoded by the coding sequence ATGAATCATTTTTCGATAGATCGCCCGCAGAGCGTTTCGCAAGCCAGAAACGACTTCTTAACCAGAGGCAATGTAGAACAAGGCAGTATTGCTGAAGCCATAGAGCGCTCGTGGCGGCGCTGCCTTGCCAATGGCGTCAATGCCAACTCTCCATCTAATTTAGAAGTCATTACTGCACAAGAACTTGCGCTTAAGCGTGAACAAAATCGCCAACTGCTTTCACTTGCTTTGCCCGAAATGGAAACTCTAAACGAGCAAATTGCACATACGCGTAATATTGTGATTTTGACGGATGACCAAGGGGTTATTTTAAATAGCCTAGGCGGTCATCATTTGCTAAGAGAAGAGCAACGCATTGCCTTGTCACCGGGCGCATCTTGGCGTGAAGACCATCGTGGGACGAATGCTATCGGCACTGTGTTGATAGAACAATCCGCCATGACAGTGCAGGGCGCAGAACACTTTATGGCTTATCATCATTCGCTGAGCTGTTCTGCTGTGCCTATTTTTGGCGCTAAAAATCAGCTGATTGCAACGCTAGATGTATCGAATGACTCGAACACTTCGCAGCAGCACACGTTGGCGTTAGTCAAAATGTCTGCGCAGATGATTGAAAATAGGCTTTTCTTAGCCAGCCATCAAAGCGATATCGTCTTACATTTTCATGCGCGACCTGAGTTTATCGGCACCCTTTGGGAAGGCGTTGCTATGTTTAGTGAAGCAGGGCAACTGGTAGCGACGAACCGTAGCGGGCAATTTCAACTCAGCCTAAATTCGCAAAATAGCCAGACGGTGGATTTTGAAAATATCTTTGATATTCCGCTCGCAAGTTTACTCAGACAAATGAATGGTGCTGACAAGTTAATCGTGCCATTACGATTGAACAATGGCGCGCGTCTTTATGTGAAAGTTGAAACTTTACATAAACAGCAGCAATCATCAGTGGCGACACGTGAAGTGAAAAGAGCGAGTGCGGCTAATTTAGATTTATTGAATAGCGGCGATGCTAAAGTTGCACATGCGATTCAACAAGTTAAAAAAGTGCTGAACCGTGATATTCCTATTTTGATTCAAGGTGAAACAGGTGTGGGCAAAGAGCTATTCGCCCGCGCGATTCATGAGGCAAGTCCGCAACACAAAGGGCCGTGGATAGCGGTCAATTGCGCAGCCTTGCCAGAAGGCTTAATTGAAGCGGAGCTATTTGGCTATGAGGAAGGCGCATTTACTGGCGCTAAGCGTAAGGGTAGTGCGGGTAAGATAGAGCAAGCAGATGGCGGAACGCTATTTCTGGACGAAATCGGTGATATGCCGCTGGCATTGCAAGCACGCTTATTACGCGTTCTTCAAGAGCGTAAAGTCACGCCTTTAGGCAGCACAAAATCTATTCCAGTGAACTTTGCATTGGTAAGCGCCACTAATCAAAAGTTGAAAGAAAAAGTCGAATCTGGCGAGTTTAGAAGTGACTTATATTATCGCTTAAATGGCTTGAGCGTGGCCTTGCCCGCACTGCGAGATCGTACTGATTTACAGGCACTCATTGATGTCATTCTTCAGGTGGAACAAACCAGTGACATTAATATTTCTCCTAAAGTGATGGGGATATTTAAGACGCATCCTTGGCCAGGTAATATTCGACAATTACACAATGTGCTGAGAACCGCATTAGCACTTGCAGATGGCGAGGAGGTTGCTGAAACACACCTTACGCAAGATTTTATTGATGAACTGCAAGACTTAAATCTAGGCAATGTACTACGACCTAAAATAGCAGCGTCGCAAACTTTGGCTTTAGAGGATTTAGCTGAAGATGCCATTCGTTCGACCATGCAGCAGCATGCTGGCAATGTCTCAGCAGTGGCGCGCCAGCTTGGTATTAGCCGTAATACGTTGTATCGAAAATTGAAATTAATCGGGCTGATTTCTTAG
- a CDS encoding metal ABC transporter permease — protein MNLDTLNLNILGPAFLAGLLVLATHVPLGQQVLKRGIVFIDLAVAQIAALGVIAADAMGWEPQGIKVQIAAVCAALLGALLLTWTEKKWPEVQEALIGVFFVLAASAGILLLANNPHGGEHLKDLLAGQILWVSMSQLLPVSLLTVLILAAWFGLKDKMGRAGFYGLFALAVTASVQMVGIYLVFSSLIIPALAVRNWSESRKMLGAYLIGATAYVLGLAVSAIFDLPSGAVIVWCLAAVGVLANVFIAKSKANI, from the coding sequence ATGAATCTTGATACCTTAAATCTTAACATCCTTGGCCCAGCATTTTTAGCTGGCTTATTAGTATTGGCGACGCATGTGCCACTCGGGCAGCAAGTGCTTAAGCGAGGCATTGTGTTTATCGACCTCGCGGTGGCACAAATTGCTGCTTTGGGCGTGATTGCTGCCGATGCAATGGGTTGGGAGCCGCAAGGTATCAAGGTGCAAATTGCTGCAGTGTGCGCTGCTTTACTGGGCGCATTACTACTCACTTGGACAGAAAAAAAGTGGCCAGAAGTTCAGGAGGCATTAATCGGCGTATTTTTTGTGTTGGCAGCCAGCGCGGGCATACTTTTGCTCGCTAACAATCCGCACGGCGGCGAGCATTTAAAGGATTTATTAGCAGGTCAGATTCTTTGGGTCAGCATGAGCCAGTTGTTACCTGTTTCACTACTTACAGTGCTTATTTTAGCCGCTTGGTTTGGTTTAAAAGATAAAATGGGTCGAGCAGGTTTTTATGGATTATTTGCTCTAGCAGTCACCGCTTCAGTGCAAATGGTTGGCATATATTTAGTATTTTCCAGCTTAATTATTCCTGCACTTGCCGTGCGAAATTGGTCAGAATCAAGAAAAATGTTAGGCGCATACTTAATCGGCGCAACTGCTTATGTGCTGGGTTTAGCTGTTTCAGCCATCTTTGATCTGCCTTCAGGTGCTGTTATTGTTTGGTGTCTGGCGGCGGTGGGTGTGTTAGCTAATGTGTTTATTGCCAAATCTAAAGCTAATATTTAA
- a CDS encoding bifunctional diguanylate cyclase/phosphodiesterase produces the protein MINKISTIWRFILPVLILLAAAPFVLITQQTSQQLESIQADADEQAKTLVSLLSVTDELVTDKADLSMRLLKEQSQALGEPAIDGQVNTQDRVVPNLIFGSTPITNFFKLVDDLSSLVGGTATIFVKDGDDFVRVSTNVLRVNMSRATATILNPNTKAFAALSLGKSFHGVVDILDEPYITRYDPMYDANGTVIGAYYVGYKVDMKVIRDAVRNTRQLKSGFAMVLDGKNKVRFHSAHVPFSQAERLFHEQPEGWKFVTEEIPNWGFKVVVAYPLSEARAIGLAHSWFIIITAVVLGTILLVIILWQLRRLVVNPIGGDPALAIDVVKRIAAGDLENDGLEAKPNTLMSNVLNMRQKLREGIAALRESSERMVLSASVFEHAHDGILITDVDLNILNVNPAFCKITGYSREAALGTHPKNIGFVDNDPQFFEKIQQESEYAGEWRGEAKNLNNKGESYDAWIDIFAVRDDAQKITNYVCLFSDITERKQAADEIEHLAFYDSLTHLANRRMLIDRLKRAFFSSKRTGKDGALLFLDLDHFKTLNDSLGHAVGDLLLQQVASRLTECLRGGDTVARVARLGGDEFVVMLEDLSSHPIEAAAQAEAVGQKILATLNQPYQLATHEYHSTVSIGVALFGDHVDAQDDLVKHADIAMYQAKRAGRNTMRFFDPLMQEAIDTRADLERELRKALDRQQFQLYYQIQVDQLNRPLGAEALIRWIHPERGMIPPFNFISLAEETGLILPIGEWVLDTACAQIKAWQTNELTRDLTISINVSAKQFYQNNFVNQVQAAVYRHGINPSLLKLELTESMLLENIEDTIVTMTALKEIGIRFSLDDFGTGYSSLQYLKRLPLTQLKIDQSFVRDIVCDSSDKAIVRTIIAMAKSMELEVIAEGVETRDQQELLLKIHCKQFQGYLFGKPITIDELDASLKASLR, from the coding sequence ATGATTAATAAAATATCCACGATTTGGCGCTTCATTCTGCCCGTGCTCATTCTTTTAGCTGCGGCACCATTCGTGTTGATTACTCAACAAACCTCACAGCAGCTAGAGAGTATTCAAGCTGATGCCGATGAGCAAGCCAAAACCTTGGTGAGCTTACTTAGCGTAACTGATGAACTTGTCACGGATAAAGCAGATTTATCCATGCGTCTGCTAAAGGAACAAAGTCAGGCTCTTGGTGAACCCGCTATCGATGGTCAAGTCAATACTCAGGATAGAGTTGTACCTAATCTAATTTTTGGTAGCACCCCTATTACCAACTTTTTCAAATTGGTCGATGACTTGTCCAGTTTAGTTGGCGGTACTGCGACTATTTTTGTAAAAGATGGGGATGATTTTGTACGAGTTTCCACTAATGTTTTAAGAGTCAATATGTCCAGAGCAACGGCAACCATACTCAATCCGAATACCAAGGCTTTTGCCGCACTTAGTCTAGGAAAGTCATTTCACGGTGTGGTCGACATTCTGGACGAGCCCTATATCACGCGTTACGACCCTATGTACGATGCTAATGGCACTGTGATAGGTGCTTATTATGTGGGCTACAAAGTCGATATGAAAGTGATTCGCGATGCAGTGCGTAATACGCGACAGCTGAAAAGCGGCTTTGCTATGGTGCTTGATGGCAAAAATAAAGTTCGATTCCATTCAGCCCACGTACCATTTTCTCAAGCGGAGCGCTTGTTTCATGAGCAACCTGAAGGTTGGAAATTTGTCACAGAGGAAATTCCTAATTGGGGGTTCAAAGTAGTGGTTGCCTACCCATTGAGCGAGGCTAGAGCAATTGGGTTAGCGCACTCGTGGTTCATTATCATCACGGCTGTGGTACTGGGTACAATACTTTTAGTGATTATTTTATGGCAGTTGCGACGCTTGGTAGTCAATCCTATTGGTGGTGATCCTGCTTTGGCTATTGATGTCGTGAAACGTATTGCCGCTGGCGATCTTGAAAATGATGGTCTAGAGGCCAAGCCTAATACTTTAATGTCTAATGTGCTCAACATGCGTCAGAAGTTACGTGAAGGTATCGCTGCTTTACGGGAAAGCTCAGAGCGCATGGTGCTTTCTGCCAGTGTGTTTGAGCATGCACACGACGGCATATTAATTACTGATGTTGATCTGAATATTTTAAATGTTAACCCTGCTTTTTGTAAAATTACTGGCTATAGTCGTGAAGCTGCACTCGGCACTCACCCAAAAAATATCGGCTTTGTGGATAATGACCCTCAGTTTTTTGAGAAAATACAGCAAGAATCTGAATATGCAGGGGAGTGGAGAGGCGAAGCAAAAAATCTGAACAATAAAGGTGAAAGTTATGACGCTTGGATAGATATTTTTGCCGTGCGCGATGATGCACAAAAGATTACCAACTATGTTTGTTTATTTTCTGACATTACCGAGCGCAAGCAGGCCGCAGATGAAATTGAACATTTAGCTTTTTATGATTCGCTTACGCATTTAGCTAATCGACGCATGCTGATAGATAGATTAAAACGTGCGTTTTTTTCTAGCAAACGTACTGGTAAAGATGGCGCACTGCTATTTCTTGACCTTGATCATTTTAAAACGCTTAATGACTCACTAGGCCATGCGGTTGGTGACTTACTATTGCAGCAAGTAGCTTCACGTTTAACGGAGTGCCTGCGAGGTGGTGATACTGTGGCAAGGGTAGCCCGCTTGGGCGGCGACGAATTTGTCGTCATGCTTGAAGATTTAAGTAGTCATCCAATAGAAGCTGCAGCGCAGGCTGAAGCCGTCGGCCAAAAAATTCTGGCAACGCTTAACCAACCCTACCAACTTGCTACGCACGAATACCATAGTACGGTCAGTATTGGCGTAGCGCTATTTGGCGATCATGTAGATGCACAAGATGACTTAGTCAAACATGCAGATATTGCCATGTACCAAGCTAAAAGAGCTGGTCGAAATACTATGCGGTTTTTTGACCCATTGATGCAAGAGGCTATTGATACGCGGGCTGATTTAGAGCGCGAGTTGCGTAAAGCACTAGATAGGCAACAGTTTCAGTTATATTATCAAATTCAGGTTGATCAGTTGAATCGACCATTAGGTGCGGAAGCTTTAATCCGTTGGATACACCCAGAACGTGGCATGATACCGCCTTTTAACTTTATAAGCTTAGCAGAAGAAACAGGGCTGATTTTACCTATAGGTGAATGGGTACTTGATACCGCTTGTGCTCAAATCAAAGCTTGGCAGACTAATGAATTGACACGCGACCTGACCATCTCAATCAACGTCAGCGCTAAACAGTTTTACCAAAATAACTTTGTGAATCAGGTTCAGGCAGCTGTGTATCGTCATGGTATTAACCCAAGCCTACTTAAGCTTGAGCTGACTGAGAGCATGTTGCTGGAAAATATTGAAGATACGATTGTCACCATGACCGCATTGAAAGAAATAGGCATCAGGTTTTCATTGGATGATTTTGGCACAGGATACTCGTCTTTGCAGTACCTCAAACGGCTGCCACTCACACAATTAAAGATTGACCAATCATTCGTGCGAGATATTGTCTGTGATAGCAGTGATAAAGCGATTGTGCGGACGATTATTGCCATGGCGAAAAGTATGGAGCTGGAAGTGATTGCCGAAGGTGTGGAGACGAGAGACCAACAAGAACTCCTTTTAAAAATACACTGTAAACAATTCCAAGGATATTTATTTGGTAAGCCGATAACAATAGACGAGTTGGATGCATCGTTAAAGGCAAGCTTGCGGTAG